The following are encoded together in the Salinibacter grassmerensis genome:
- a CDS encoding PD-(D/E)XK nuclease family protein has protein sequence MSAVSASSASPGAQLRTLCRAHPHAPKVVLVPRTQIGRALEDALARDADGWAGVSTRIVRHHAEQVAQPWMLASGRSELPVGGRSFLAARLLEQLRRRGRLDGLPGPRQLADTVAEAIETLRRNGAPLADVQQRAETEDASATFRVVADCYEGYLDALDANDLYDDAQVFRWATGCVREEASPAVETSVVAVCDAVDLPEEAQKFLRAVRSEAEAFYRIGRPQSKAPPPQTAAARFADAPLPPGEKENETVQEVHVRRAVGSAKEVDALVRDLLDADVPFDEVEIAVAGEQPYVSLIADRAERVGLPVSIATGVSAGKTRTGTALLAFLEWVTEDFDPAVLIRMLRSGHLRIDRMRSEIENGTGAGLLEAHEVATLLAARRYEPGRDGYAKALGAAIGEIEERIAELEERGLDPERDREKRRALQFVARLVETLLNLVPREASVQEMAAKAQQFVERFGPVDPPAEDKPEAERTLDEAGRTVLWQRLDRLTRAPVDYEASGPQLAALLRRWLEGQYVRAEHPRPGTAHVVPLESAGYGDRPYLCVVGMDSDTLSTAAVEDAMLRDPDRRALSESLDGELPERRSASDEAQWHHEQALARHAGVLSLYTRVFDLDSGEERYPSPLFLRLEETPEVESERTEGIVPTGERTCLNDMEAWLTVSRNRGSAGTGASTARDALSDCYPWVRRGEEARQARQGGEYTVHDGLLEAGTYPELDFLRDRENAEPMSAGRLETFAETPYLYFLQYVLGVEPLDEPALDDEPWLNALRRGSILHATFEAFMTTLRERDVPPAPEHEPLLEDTLRAAFETEAEKVAPPSDVVEEAAFRRLREDALVFLRGETEHCRTHAPLYHEVGFGYGPYRRDEEDFGAVTIPVEGREMSLRGRIDRVDRRPDGTLAVWDYKTGRASSFEEGDPVADGAQLQWALYAYALATLTDETVGASGYYFPTTRERGTRLAFDPGRHRAEVGRLLDRLRALAASGSFPMHPRARYLNAWRYRGYDRLFRDLPARSTALQAKTYPEERPTPPSFG, from the coding sequence ATGTCAGCTGTGTCTGCATCTTCCGCCTCGCCGGGCGCTCAGCTCCGGACCCTCTGCCGTGCCCATCCTCACGCGCCGAAGGTTGTTCTCGTGCCCCGGACGCAAATCGGGCGCGCCCTCGAAGATGCACTTGCGCGGGACGCGGACGGATGGGCTGGAGTCTCAACCCGCATCGTGCGTCACCACGCCGAACAGGTGGCGCAGCCCTGGATGCTTGCCTCGGGGCGGAGCGAGCTGCCGGTCGGCGGGCGGTCGTTTCTGGCGGCGCGCCTGCTGGAGCAGCTACGGCGTCGGGGGCGGCTCGATGGGTTGCCCGGCCCCCGTCAGCTGGCCGACACGGTGGCCGAGGCCATCGAGACGCTCCGCCGGAATGGGGCCCCGCTGGCGGACGTGCAGCAGCGAGCCGAGACGGAGGACGCGTCGGCGACGTTTCGGGTGGTGGCGGACTGCTACGAGGGATACCTGGATGCGCTAGACGCAAACGATCTCTACGACGACGCGCAGGTCTTCCGGTGGGCCACCGGGTGCGTGCGAGAGGAGGCATCTCCGGCCGTGGAGACCTCCGTGGTAGCGGTGTGCGACGCCGTGGACCTGCCGGAGGAGGCCCAGAAGTTTTTGCGTGCCGTCCGGTCTGAGGCCGAGGCGTTCTACCGGATTGGCCGCCCGCAGTCGAAGGCCCCGCCTCCGCAAACGGCCGCTGCGCGCTTTGCGGACGCCCCGCTGCCGCCCGGCGAGAAGGAAAACGAGACGGTTCAGGAGGTTCACGTGCGTCGGGCGGTTGGGAGCGCGAAGGAGGTGGACGCGCTCGTCCGCGATCTCCTCGATGCCGACGTGCCGTTTGACGAGGTGGAAATTGCCGTGGCGGGAGAGCAGCCTTACGTCTCTTTGATTGCCGACCGGGCCGAGCGAGTGGGCCTGCCGGTGTCCATCGCGACCGGGGTGTCTGCGGGGAAGACCCGCACGGGCACGGCACTACTCGCGTTCTTGGAGTGGGTGACCGAGGACTTTGACCCGGCGGTCCTGATCCGGATGTTGCGAAGTGGGCATCTCCGCATCGACCGGATGCGTTCCGAGATCGAGAACGGGACGGGGGCGGGGCTCCTAGAGGCCCACGAGGTTGCGACCCTGCTGGCCGCGCGACGATACGAGCCCGGGCGGGACGGATACGCGAAAGCACTCGGGGCCGCGATCGGAGAAATCGAAGAGCGCATTGCGGAGTTGGAGGAGCGTGGTCTTGACCCGGAGCGGGATCGTGAAAAGCGGCGGGCGCTGCAGTTTGTCGCCCGGCTCGTGGAGACGCTATTGAATCTCGTCCCGCGAGAGGCCTCCGTGCAAGAGATGGCGGCGAAAGCACAGCAGTTCGTCGAGCGGTTCGGCCCTGTTGACCCGCCCGCCGAAGACAAGCCGGAGGCGGAGCGGACGCTCGACGAGGCGGGTCGTACTGTTCTTTGGCAGCGCCTCGACCGCCTTACACGAGCCCCGGTAGACTACGAGGCGTCCGGCCCACAACTCGCCGCCCTCCTCCGGCGCTGGCTCGAGGGACAGTACGTGCGGGCCGAGCACCCGCGCCCCGGCACTGCGCACGTCGTGCCGCTCGAAAGTGCGGGGTACGGCGACCGCCCGTACCTCTGCGTCGTCGGGATGGATAGCGACACGCTCTCGACGGCGGCGGTGGAGGACGCCATGCTCCGCGATCCGGATCGTCGTGCGCTCAGCGAATCCCTGGACGGAGAGCTTCCCGAGCGACGCTCGGCCTCGGACGAGGCGCAGTGGCACCACGAACAGGCGCTTGCGCGACACGCCGGAGTTTTGTCCCTGTACACCCGCGTCTTCGACCTCGACAGTGGGGAGGAACGGTATCCCTCCCCGCTCTTTCTGCGGCTGGAGGAGACCCCTGAGGTTGAGTCCGAGCGGACCGAAGGCATTGTGCCGACCGGCGAGCGCACCTGTCTCAACGACATGGAGGCGTGGTTGACGGTCTCTCGGAATCGAGGCAGCGCAGGCACAGGGGCGAGCACTGCCCGCGACGCACTCTCCGACTGCTACCCCTGGGTCCGGCGTGGGGAGGAGGCCCGACAGGCCCGCCAGGGCGGCGAGTACACGGTGCACGACGGACTGCTGGAGGCGGGGACGTATCCGGAACTGGATTTTCTTCGGGACCGCGAGAACGCCGAGCCGATGTCGGCGGGGCGACTAGAGACCTTCGCTGAGACCCCGTATCTGTACTTTCTACAATACGTCCTGGGCGTCGAGCCCCTCGACGAGCCTGCGCTGGACGACGAGCCCTGGCTCAATGCCCTTCGGCGCGGCAGCATTCTCCACGCCACCTTCGAGGCGTTCATGACGACCCTCCGGGAGCGGGACGTGCCGCCTGCGCCTGAGCACGAACCGCTCCTCGAAGATACGCTCCGGGCCGCGTTTGAAACGGAAGCCGAAAAGGTCGCGCCTCCGAGCGACGTCGTGGAGGAGGCGGCCTTTCGTCGGCTCCGGGAGGACGCGCTTGTGTTCTTACGGGGCGAGACGGAGCACTGTCGCACCCACGCGCCGCTGTACCACGAAGTCGGGTTTGGCTACGGCCCGTACCGGCGGGATGAGGAGGACTTTGGGGCGGTTACGATCCCGGTTGAGGGACGTGAGATGTCCCTCCGAGGACGCATCGATCGCGTGGATCGTCGGCCGGATGGAACCCTTGCAGTGTGGGACTACAAGACGGGGCGCGCGTCCTCCTTCGAGGAGGGCGACCCCGTTGCGGACGGCGCCCAGCTGCAGTGGGCGCTCTACGCCTATGCGCTCGCCACGCTGACGGACGAGACGGTCGGGGCGTCCGGCTACTATTTCCCAACGACCCGAGAGCGCGGCACGCGGCTCGCCTTCGATCCGGGCCGGCACCGGGCCGAGGTGGGGCGGCTTCTCGATCGGCTGAGGGCCCTTGCCGCCTCGGGAAGTTTCCCGATGCATCCTCGTGCCCGGTACCTCAACGCATGGCGGTACCGGGGGTACGACCGCCTCTTCCGCGATCTGCCGGCCCGGAGCACGGCCCTCCAGGCGAAGACGTATCCCGAGGAGCGTCCCACCCCCCCGTCCTTCGGGTAG
- a CDS encoding thermonuclease family protein gives MSVSTCILIAVNAEDCSFSLVWGRRGVLAGLVLLLWGPVLAQGQSYVGKGHRVLDGDTIHLLRETGQIVRVELYGIDAPERGQPFADAAAQVVRRVVFRTDVQARAETDGPDGRSAFVVRVNDRVLNEHLLRNGLAWWDRGQAPHNDQYRRLEQQARANERGLWAQSDPVPPWTWRGEEGP, from the coding sequence ATGTCTGTCTCTACCTGTATTCTTATCGCCGTAAACGCTGAAGACTGTTCGTTTTCGCTCGTGTGGGGACGGCGAGGTGTGCTCGCGGGCCTTGTGCTCCTTCTTTGGGGCCCCGTCCTCGCACAGGGGCAGTCGTACGTGGGCAAAGGGCACAGGGTATTGGACGGGGACACGATCCACCTCCTCCGTGAAACCGGACAAATCGTACGGGTCGAGTTGTACGGTATCGACGCGCCCGAGCGAGGACAGCCTTTTGCCGACGCGGCGGCCCAGGTTGTGCGACGTGTTGTGTTCCGGACGGACGTGCAGGCCCGGGCGGAGACGGACGGCCCCGATGGCCGCTCCGCTTTCGTGGTGCGTGTGAACGACCGCGTGCTCAACGAGCATCTGCTCCGAAATGGACTCGCGTGGTGGGACCGTGGACAGGCCCCCCACAACGATCAGTATCGCCGCTTGGAGCAGCAGGCCCGAGCGAATGAGCGGGGGCTCTGGGCGCAGTCCGACCCGGTGCCGCCGTGGACGTGGCGGGGCGAGGAGGGCCCGTAG
- a CDS encoding UvrD-helicase domain-containing protein, protein MSVPHSVSSTYDDAAVRRRIGPWREDKVPALSAFEPDTNFFVRAAAGSGKTTALVARMVALVRSGVAVEDLTAITFTRKAAGEMSKRFYEELRRAQSALPAESPQQRRVTAALQDAQQAFIGTIHAFCARLLRERPIAADLPPGFVAGLEDREERELRDRAWQDYLQTVQADRPARMEALTSLGMEPEDLDAYFERLCEHPELDPYVDAPDTVPELEQAVAAVRAELDTWQARRPDALPEGRDEVMRAFDTAEKLIAQTGVETPAQRAELLELFAGVADEESADVTLKCWRGPQTDAYDWARTLRDEHLPALVRDVVQPALRRWRAYVHQEVVAFVRPAVDGFASLRRKEGRLTFHDLLACTRDLLRDHPGLRTTIQERHPRLLVDEFQDTDPLQAELLFYLTSRTPTETTWTDCRPIPGSLFIVGDDKQSIYRFRRADMEVFDAVGERIEETGGEAVTLTKNFRSLDVICDWCDGAFGTLFDDSDLVDLQATYTPFDPQRTTDQDVGGVRRINLEKVRGNWGTDIARQDAERIARFIRGAREEGLNERADDRDGAIFSGGADYSDFLILTRTKSRLSVYAEALAERGIPYTVTGSEDLGEAAELKALVDLLTCALRPDDEVACVAYLKGPLVGASDDDLYRFSQAGGSFDCMHEPVPASVLEALPAETARLFEEAFGHLRAARRLLHEHRPGVAIEQMIDDLGLLAGAAHPPDAAEGSLRAGRVLRTITYVQDLAAQGLGWAEVLEELQRVVDGEEDVDGMTLETGGDDAVRVMNVHQAKGLEAPVVFLADPYSRSSGPSVRRHLRREAGELVAPIVQGSGYRERVTHPPLGWERPADGRDESFRESEERHEAAEERRLLYVAATRAKSLLVVSTYPEKPEDGPWAPLYSHLDAADVPELEIPDTEPPGDRLEAPAPDLKAQRTGRDAQLEHQSRPSYRTESVTEGDCASAVRPSTASEGYGEAFGSVIHQLLEQCVRTGRPAPWTDESVVASVLERTGAENTPDAVERATTMVRRFLDSRVWALVQDADRVHAEYPIAHAVQHETPIVRRGTVDLACRQGGAWTLVDYKTDRIQGQPPATLSLDHPYVRQLQMYARAWTAVVDEPVANVGLWLADAGAHLFGEPERDEQSLSLARRSAD, encoded by the coding sequence ATGTCTGTCCCCCACTCGGTCTCCTCAACGTACGACGATGCTGCTGTTCGCCGACGGATTGGTCCATGGCGGGAGGACAAGGTGCCGGCCCTCTCGGCCTTCGAGCCGGACACAAACTTTTTCGTCCGGGCGGCGGCCGGCTCGGGCAAGACGACGGCCCTCGTGGCCCGCATGGTGGCCCTCGTGCGCTCGGGGGTGGCCGTGGAGGATCTCACGGCCATTACCTTCACCCGGAAGGCGGCAGGGGAAATGAGCAAGCGGTTCTACGAGGAGCTCCGGCGTGCTCAGTCGGCACTGCCGGCGGAAAGCCCACAGCAACGACGAGTTACGGCCGCCCTCCAGGATGCGCAGCAGGCCTTCATCGGCACCATCCACGCGTTCTGCGCGCGTCTCCTGCGCGAGCGGCCAATTGCGGCAGACCTCCCCCCTGGATTCGTTGCGGGCCTGGAGGACCGGGAGGAACGGGAGCTCCGCGACCGCGCCTGGCAGGACTATCTCCAGACCGTACAGGCCGACCGGCCCGCCCGCATGGAGGCGCTCACGAGCCTGGGGATGGAGCCGGAAGACCTGGACGCCTACTTCGAGCGGCTGTGCGAACACCCCGAGCTGGACCCGTACGTCGACGCTCCGGACACCGTCCCTGAGCTGGAGCAGGCCGTGGCGGCGGTGCGGGCCGAACTCGACACGTGGCAGGCCCGCCGTCCGGATGCGCTGCCCGAGGGCCGCGACGAGGTGATGCGGGCGTTCGACACGGCGGAAAAACTGATCGCGCAGACGGGCGTGGAGACCCCGGCCCAGCGGGCAGAGCTGCTCGAGCTGTTTGCTGGCGTGGCCGACGAGGAGTCGGCGGACGTGACGCTAAAGTGCTGGCGCGGCCCCCAAACGGACGCCTACGACTGGGCGCGGACACTGCGGGATGAGCACCTGCCCGCGCTGGTGCGCGATGTGGTGCAGCCGGCCCTGCGTCGGTGGCGGGCCTACGTTCACCAGGAGGTCGTGGCGTTCGTCCGTCCGGCTGTGGACGGGTTTGCGTCCCTTCGACGGAAAGAGGGCCGGCTCACCTTTCACGACCTGCTCGCCTGCACTCGGGACCTCTTGCGCGACCACCCTGGCCTCCGAACGACCATTCAGGAGCGCCATCCCCGCCTGCTGGTCGACGAGTTTCAAGACACAGACCCGCTGCAGGCGGAGCTCCTCTTCTACCTCACCAGCCGCACTCCGACCGAGACCACCTGGACCGACTGCCGTCCGATCCCTGGCAGCCTCTTCATTGTCGGGGACGACAAGCAATCCATCTACCGATTCCGACGGGCGGACATGGAGGTGTTCGATGCCGTCGGCGAGCGCATCGAGGAGACGGGGGGCGAGGCCGTGACGCTGACCAAGAACTTCCGCTCGCTCGACGTCATCTGCGACTGGTGCGACGGGGCGTTTGGGACCCTCTTCGACGACTCAGACCTGGTGGATCTCCAGGCTACATACACCCCGTTCGACCCCCAGCGCACGACGGACCAGGACGTGGGTGGGGTGCGGCGGATCAACCTTGAAAAGGTGCGTGGGAACTGGGGGACCGACATCGCCCGGCAGGACGCCGAGCGCATTGCCCGTTTCATCCGGGGCGCTCGGGAAGAAGGGCTCAACGAGAGGGCTGACGATCGGGACGGGGCGATTTTCTCCGGCGGTGCAGACTATTCTGACTTTCTCATTTTGACGCGGACCAAGTCGCGCCTCTCCGTCTACGCCGAGGCCCTGGCCGAGCGCGGCATTCCGTACACCGTGACCGGGAGTGAGGACCTGGGCGAGGCGGCCGAGCTAAAGGCCCTCGTGGACCTGCTCACCTGCGCCCTCCGCCCCGACGACGAGGTCGCGTGTGTGGCGTACCTGAAGGGGCCACTCGTGGGGGCGAGTGACGACGACCTGTACCGGTTTTCGCAGGCCGGCGGGTCGTTTGATTGCATGCACGAGCCGGTGCCGGCGTCGGTGCTGGAGGCCCTTCCGGCCGAGACAGCGCGGCTGTTTGAAGAGGCCTTCGGTCACCTGCGTGCGGCACGGCGCCTGCTTCACGAGCACCGTCCGGGCGTCGCGATCGAACAGATGATTGACGACCTGGGGCTGCTCGCCGGGGCCGCGCACCCGCCGGACGCGGCCGAGGGGTCGCTCCGGGCCGGGCGCGTGCTCCGCACGATCACCTACGTGCAGGATCTTGCCGCGCAGGGACTCGGCTGGGCCGAGGTGCTGGAAGAGCTGCAGCGGGTGGTCGACGGGGAGGAAGACGTGGACGGCATGACCCTGGAGACAGGCGGCGATGACGCGGTGCGCGTGATGAACGTGCACCAGGCCAAGGGACTCGAAGCGCCGGTCGTATTCCTGGCCGATCCGTACAGCCGGAGCAGCGGGCCGTCAGTGCGTCGCCACCTCCGCCGGGAGGCCGGTGAACTCGTCGCCCCCATCGTACAGGGAAGCGGCTACCGTGAACGAGTGACGCACCCACCGCTGGGATGGGAGAGGCCCGCAGACGGGCGGGACGAGAGTTTCCGCGAGAGTGAGGAGCGCCATGAGGCGGCCGAGGAGCGCCGCCTCCTGTACGTGGCGGCCACCCGGGCGAAATCCCTGTTGGTCGTATCGACCTACCCGGAAAAGCCTGAGGACGGCCCTTGGGCGCCCCTCTACTCACACCTGGACGCGGCGGACGTCCCCGAACTGGAGATTCCAGACACGGAGCCGCCCGGTGACCGGCTGGAGGCCCCTGCCCCCGACCTGAAGGCCCAGCGCACTGGACGGGACGCTCAACTTGAGCATCAATCTCGTCCCTCGTACCGGACGGAGTCCGTCACCGAAGGCGATTGTGCCTCCGCCGTGCGTCCGTCCACGGCGTCGGAAGGATACGGAGAAGCGTTTGGCTCAGTAATCCACCAGCTCCTGGAGCAGTGCGTCCGCACGGGCCGTCCGGCCCCGTGGACCGACGAATCTGTGGTGGCGTCCGTACTCGAACGAACAGGGGCGGAGAACACGCCCGACGCCGTTGAGCGGGCTACGACGATGGTCCGGCGGTTCCTGGACAGCCGCGTGTGGGCGCTGGTGCAGGACGCGGATCGCGTGCACGCCGAGTACCCGATCGCCCACGCAGTCCAGCATGAGACTCCAATCGTGCGTCGGGGCACGGTCGACCTGGCCTGTCGACAGGGAGGAGCCTGGACGCTGGTTGACTACAAGACCGATCGCATACAGGGCCAGCCGCCAGCAACCCTGTCCCTTGACCATCCATATGTCCGACAGCTCCAGATGTACGCGAGGGCCTGGACCGCCGTGGTTGACGAGCCGGTCGCGAACGTGGGACTCTGGCTTGCGGACGCCGGGGCGCACCTGTTTGGAGAACCCGAAAGGGACGAGCAATCCCTTTCTCTGGCCCGTCGCTCCGCGGACTAA
- a CDS encoding putative quinol monooxygenase — protein sequence MLVRIVRMTFAPDKVDQFLAHFDEAAPHIRSAPGCRHLELWQGADAPAVCTTYSQWESAEALDHYRDSDLFRRTWSAVKPLFAERPRAQSYTVARPAGAIDDAARDAPNPTGT from the coding sequence GTGCTCGTTCGTATCGTTCGGATGACGTTCGCTCCTGACAAGGTCGATCAGTTTCTCGCCCACTTCGACGAGGCCGCTCCGCACATTCGATCGGCTCCAGGCTGTCGGCACCTTGAGCTCTGGCAGGGTGCGGATGCCCCCGCCGTGTGCACCACCTATAGTCAGTGGGAAAGCGCGGAGGCACTCGACCACTACAGAGACAGCGACCTCTTCCGGCGTACGTGGTCGGCGGTAAAGCCCCTGTTCGCCGAGCGCCCTCGCGCCCAGAGTTACACCGTCGCCCGCCCAGCCGGCGCGATTGACGACGCCGCCCGAGACGCTCCGAATCCGACTGGCACTTGA
- a CDS encoding DUF2851 family protein, with protein MPTLDSPLSDPDTLHEPAPETATVPEALVQDLWAQQRFETEDLATTDGDTIDVCDPGQLNADAGPDFQNAHVRIGGIDWRGQIEVHTTSGGWFRHEHHTDPRFNSVVLHVTLHADMWTGGLLRADESPLPELALYPRLDTPLRELLYSFRTRADDDALPCASRWDEVPAVRRQSWIRRLGQDRLTEKRDQLPEPSETPPAEILHQHLFGGLGYAKNDAPMTTLARRTPPKVLRPLDAAPEREALLLGTAGLLPEPGDLLEADRPTADYAMALRDHFRRLQVGLDVRPMASTAWTFFRLRPNNFPPLRIAQAAAWYGEGGLLRESPVSTLRTALGCDTPVATLREALAASPPAFWRTHYHLTKRAAEHDPSLGTSRRDTLLVNAVVPVLLQDAERRGDTAQADAALDVLRALPASQDHVVRRFQDLGTDPESAYDAQGLHELYKNYCSAGGCLDCRIGQHLLSD; from the coding sequence ATGCCGACGCTCGACTCCCCGCTTTCCGACCCCGATACCCTCCACGAACCCGCCCCGGAAACCGCTACGGTGCCGGAGGCGCTCGTGCAGGACCTCTGGGCTCAGCAGCGCTTCGAGACCGAGGACCTGGCCACGACCGACGGAGACACCATCGACGTTTGCGACCCGGGGCAACTCAACGCCGATGCCGGGCCGGATTTTCAAAATGCCCACGTTCGCATCGGGGGGATAGACTGGCGTGGACAGATTGAAGTCCACACCACCTCCGGCGGGTGGTTTCGTCACGAGCACCACACCGACCCGCGCTTCAACAGCGTGGTGCTCCATGTGACCCTCCACGCGGACATGTGGACCGGGGGGCTGCTCCGGGCCGACGAATCCCCACTCCCCGAACTCGCGCTCTACCCGCGCCTCGACACACCCCTCCGCGAATTGCTCTACTCGTTCAGGACGCGGGCCGACGACGATGCGCTGCCCTGCGCGTCACGCTGGGACGAGGTGCCGGCCGTCCGGCGCCAGTCGTGGATCCGCCGACTCGGCCAAGATCGACTCACCGAAAAACGCGACCAATTGCCGGAACCGTCGGAAACACCCCCGGCCGAGATTCTCCACCAGCATCTGTTCGGCGGACTCGGCTATGCGAAAAATGACGCCCCCATGACGACACTCGCTCGACGAACCCCCCCGAAGGTGCTCCGTCCCCTCGACGCGGCCCCAGAACGAGAGGCACTTCTCCTCGGAACGGCAGGACTCCTTCCTGAGCCCGGTGACTTGCTGGAGGCGGACCGCCCCACGGCCGACTACGCGATGGCCCTCCGGGACCACTTTCGGCGGCTCCAAGTCGGCCTCGACGTCCGGCCGATGGCCTCAACGGCCTGGACCTTCTTTCGCCTCCGGCCCAACAACTTCCCCCCGCTTCGTATTGCACAGGCAGCGGCGTGGTACGGCGAGGGGGGCCTGTTGCGCGAGTCTCCGGTCTCCACACTCCGCACGGCGCTGGGGTGCGACACTCCCGTCGCGACGCTTCGGGAGGCGCTTGCGGCCTCTCCCCCAGCGTTCTGGCGCACGCACTACCACCTTACGAAGCGGGCCGCCGAGCACGACCCCAGCCTCGGCACGTCTCGCCGCGACACGCTTCTCGTCAACGCCGTGGTGCCGGTGCTCCTACAGGATGCCGAGCGTCGGGGAGACACCGCACAAGCCGACGCTGCGCTAGACGTGCTCCGCGCACTTCCGGCCTCCCAGGACCATGTGGTCCGGCGCTTTCAGGACCTCGGCACTGATCCCGAGTCGGCGTACGACGCTCAGGGCCTCCATGAGCTCTACAAAAACTACTGCTCGGCGGGGGGCTGCCTGGACTGCCGGATTGGCCAGCATCTCCTCAGCGACTGA